A genome region from Aurantiacibacter sp. MUD61 includes the following:
- a CDS encoding formylglycine-generating enzyme family protein, translating into MTNPVSARLTLPLLAAVSLAACSQSADEPSDAPGFEAASDFASTAECAAIGDLPIRIAGGTFIMGQDDIYAEEGPRRETRVDGFWIDPHEVTNRQFAAFVEATGYETVAEKPVDPALFGVPEDQIPPELLLPGSAVFTPPDQPSTRYTDWWKYVPGANWMKPYGPDGPDAQENQPVVHLAWDDMVAYANWAGGRLPTEAEWEYAASAGADPYSAQPDGETANSWQGAFPVVNEETDGFAGIAPVGCFAPNANGLYDMVGNAWEVTQDFYRPGHDPDDNDNPTGPSENAAYDPYNPGLASRVMKGGSYLCAPNYCQRYRPASRQGRDPGLGTSNVGFRLAYDERPDA; encoded by the coding sequence ATGACAAACCCCGTTTCCGCCCGCCTCACTCTGCCTTTGCTTGCAGCGGTCTCTTTGGCCGCTTGCTCGCAAAGCGCGGATGAGCCCTCCGACGCGCCCGGTTTTGAGGCAGCGAGCGACTTTGCCAGCACAGCCGAGTGCGCTGCGATTGGCGACCTACCTATTCGGATTGCGGGCGGAACCTTCATAATGGGGCAGGACGATATCTATGCGGAGGAGGGCCCGCGGCGCGAAACGCGCGTCGACGGCTTCTGGATCGATCCGCATGAAGTGACCAACCGCCAGTTCGCTGCTTTCGTTGAAGCAACCGGATATGAAACGGTCGCAGAAAAGCCGGTCGACCCAGCGCTTTTCGGCGTGCCGGAAGACCAGATCCCACCAGAACTCTTGCTGCCCGGATCGGCGGTCTTCACTCCGCCAGATCAGCCAAGCACACGCTACACCGACTGGTGGAAATATGTGCCGGGTGCAAATTGGATGAAACCCTATGGCCCTGATGGACCCGATGCGCAGGAAAACCAACCAGTCGTCCATCTCGCCTGGGATGACATGGTCGCTTATGCCAATTGGGCGGGTGGACGCCTGCCCACCGAAGCCGAATGGGAATATGCGGCGAGCGCGGGGGCGGATCCCTATTCCGCGCAGCCCGATGGAGAGACGGCGAATAGCTGGCAGGGAGCCTTTCCTGTAGTCAACGAAGAGACCGACGGATTTGCCGGCATAGCACCGGTGGGTTGCTTCGCGCCCAACGCCAACGGCCTTTACGACATGGTCGGCAATGCGTGGGAAGTGACACAGGATTTCTACCGCCCCGGCCACGATCCGGACGACAATGACAATCCGACGGGCCCGAGCGAGAATGCGGCCTACGACCCATACAATCCGGGATTGGCGAGCCGGGTGATGAAAGGCGGATCGTACCTTTGCGCGCCCAATTACTGCCAGCGCTATCGCCCCGCTTCACGGCAGGGAAGAGATCCGGGATTGGGCACCAGCAATGTCGGTTTCAGGCTGGCCTATGATGAGAGACCAGATGCTTAA
- a CDS encoding sulfatase — MRLSLPLVAIASAITACAAPQTLAQAEAPARAPNILVILVDDLGARDLGYSGSVFHETPEIDQLAAEGIDFTNAYAAFPRCVPSRHAFFTGRNPARAQVPGGRGGESLGTEVVTVAEAMQEADYTTFFAGKWHLGREADEMPDAQGFDINIGGGSAGAVATHFFPYGAENRRSIGPGLKQGEEGEYLTDRLTDETVAFLESHVASGSDRPFFAVLSHYAVHTPIEAPAELVEYYESKLDRMEEPDRPQLIERDGETQLIQNDPVYAAMVTSVDQSVGDLRAALDRLGVAEDTIIIFTSDHGGLSNRGLGRGRRLPTSNWPLRAGKGHIYEGGVRVPFLAAWPGHLDGGVTSPTIVNNTDLFPTFLSLAGLPLRPDWHRDGNPIAAIAGGEQVSSPIYWYNPRPRVQSTGDRASAAIRDGDWKYVLSFDPAVPSELFDLSEDPGENNDLSGRYPQRAADMRGQLENYLNEIDAVAPSLDRRGREPVPGVSFGN, encoded by the coding sequence ATGCGCCTCTCACTCCCTCTCGTCGCGATTGCCTCTGCAATCACTGCTTGCGCCGCGCCGCAGACTCTTGCCCAGGCAGAGGCCCCGGCGCGCGCGCCTAACATTCTCGTCATTCTAGTCGATGATCTGGGTGCACGCGATCTCGGGTATTCAGGCTCGGTTTTCCACGAGACGCCGGAAATCGACCAATTGGCTGCAGAGGGCATCGATTTTACCAATGCCTACGCCGCTTTCCCGCGCTGCGTACCTTCACGCCACGCTTTCTTCACCGGCCGCAATCCTGCCCGCGCGCAGGTGCCCGGCGGGCGCGGCGGGGAATCTCTCGGCACCGAAGTGGTGACAGTCGCCGAAGCCATGCAGGAGGCCGATTACACAACGTTCTTCGCAGGCAAGTGGCACTTGGGCCGCGAAGCAGATGAAATGCCCGACGCACAGGGTTTTGATATCAACATCGGCGGCGGCTCAGCAGGAGCTGTTGCAACGCATTTCTTCCCGTATGGCGCTGAAAACCGGCGTTCGATCGGACCGGGCCTGAAGCAGGGCGAGGAAGGTGAGTATCTGACCGACAGGCTGACTGACGAAACAGTCGCATTTCTCGAAAGCCACGTAGCAAGCGGAAGCGATCGCCCGTTCTTCGCGGTCCTCTCACATTATGCCGTCCACACCCCGATCGAGGCACCGGCCGAGCTTGTCGAATATTACGAAAGCAAGCTCGATAGGATGGAAGAGCCGGACCGCCCTCAACTCATCGAGCGGGATGGTGAGACACAGCTTATCCAGAACGATCCCGTTTACGCAGCGATGGTCACAAGTGTGGATCAGAGCGTGGGCGATTTGCGTGCCGCGCTCGATCGGCTCGGCGTTGCCGAGGACACGATCATCATCTTCACATCCGATCATGGCGGGCTGAGCAATCGCGGCCTTGGTCGCGGACGCCGCCTGCCGACATCCAACTGGCCGCTTCGTGCGGGCAAGGGGCACATTTACGAAGGCGGCGTGCGCGTCCCCTTCCTCGCCGCATGGCCGGGCCATCTCGATGGCGGTGTCACCAGCCCGACAATCGTCAACAATACCGACCTGTTTCCGACTTTCCTTTCCCTCGCAGGGCTTCCGCTTCGCCCAGACTGGCATAGAGATGGCAATCCGATTGCCGCGATTGCCGGCGGGGAGCAGGTCTCCAGCCCGATCTATTGGTACAACCCACGCCCGCGTGTCCAGAGCACTGGCGACCGCGCATCTGCCGCCATTCGCGATGGCGATTGGAAATATGTTCTGAGCTTCGATCCGGCAGTGCCGAGCGAGCTTTTCGACCTGTCGGAAGATCCGGGCGAGAATAATGATTTGTCAGGCCGCTATCCGCAACGCGCCGCCGACATGCGCGGGCAGTTGGAGAATTATCTCAACGAAATTGATGCAGTCGCCCCGTCTCTTGACCGCCGCGGTCGGGAGCCTGTTCCCGGAGTTTCGTTCGGGAATTGA
- the gluP gene encoding glucose/galactose MFS transporter codes for MTQTKSTSGAFASVTTLFFAWGFITSLIDPLVAAVKGIFSLSNVEAQLTAFAFFIAYGLVSIPAAMLVARLKPVKAIILAIGLMIAACFAILTASNLDTYTGVLLGLFVMASGITVLQVAANPLAASLGTRERSHFRLTFSQAFNSLGTVVGPLLGAKLLLENVEIPEGETLDPAMRDAALGSIDLSFLIIAAMLAGLLAFIWWSRRRISDGAPAPAKAASFSETLKEVAGSRWALIGGCAIFLYVGAEVAIGTQMALFLEDDGVWGLSLQQAGYYVSLYWLGAMIGRFAGSALLTRFAAAHLLALATASAAALCLFCVVVGGAPSGYAALSIGLFNSIMFPVIFTLTLERSTASAAATSGFLCTAIIGGAIIPVLTGAMADSYGYAIAFAIPATCYIALCAIALLASADNRRAIATEPVQVGH; via the coding sequence ATGACACAAACCAAATCAACTTCCGGTGCCTTTGCCAGCGTCACCACGCTGTTTTTCGCATGGGGATTTATCACCTCGCTGATCGACCCGCTGGTCGCGGCGGTAAAAGGCATTTTCTCGCTGTCGAATGTCGAGGCGCAGCTGACGGCCTTTGCTTTCTTTATCGCCTATGGTCTCGTCTCGATCCCGGCAGCGATGCTGGTCGCGCGGCTCAAACCGGTAAAGGCAATCATCCTGGCCATCGGCCTCATGATCGCGGCGTGCTTTGCAATCCTGACCGCCAGCAATCTGGACACTTACACAGGCGTGCTGCTGGGTCTGTTCGTGATGGCCAGCGGGATTACCGTGTTGCAGGTTGCGGCAAATCCACTCGCCGCTTCTCTCGGTACTCGGGAACGCAGCCATTTTCGCCTGACCTTTAGCCAGGCGTTCAACTCGCTGGGCACAGTCGTGGGCCCGCTGTTGGGCGCGAAGCTACTGCTGGAGAATGTCGAAATTCCAGAAGGCGAAACGCTCGATCCCGCCATGCGCGATGCTGCGCTCGGTTCTATCGATCTGAGCTTCCTGATCATTGCCGCAATGCTCGCAGGACTTCTCGCCTTCATCTGGTGGTCACGCCGCCGCATCAGCGATGGAGCCCCCGCCCCCGCAAAGGCCGCGAGCTTTTCCGAAACGCTCAAAGAGGTGGCCGGATCGCGCTGGGCGCTGATCGGCGGCTGTGCCATTTTCCTCTACGTTGGTGCCGAAGTCGCCATCGGCACGCAGATGGCGCTGTTCCTCGAAGATGATGGCGTATGGGGCCTCTCACTGCAGCAGGCTGGCTACTACGTCAGCCTGTATTGGCTGGGCGCCATGATTGGCCGTTTCGCTGGTTCGGCTTTGCTCACGCGTTTCGCCGCGGCACATCTGCTCGCACTCGCAACAGCTTCGGCGGCTGCCCTGTGCCTGTTCTGTGTCGTCGTGGGCGGCGCACCATCCGGCTATGCTGCACTGTCGATCGGCTTGTTCAATTCGATCATGTTCCCGGTCATCTTCACTCTGACACTCGAGCGTTCCACCGCGTCGGCGGCAGCCACATCAGGCTTCCTATGCACTGCCATTATCGGCGGAGCGATTATTCCCGTCCTTACCGGAGCGATGGCCGACAGCTACGGTTACGCGATCGCCTTCGCCATCCCTGCCACCTGCTACATTGCCCTATGCGCCATTGCGCTGCTGGCATCTGCAGACAATCGCAGGGCGATCGCCACAGAGCCGGTTCAGGTCGGACACTAG
- a CDS encoding sulfatase-like hydrolase/transferase, translated as MMRILKRLALLVVAFCPALAVAQSGVEAAPAPNIVLIFVDDMAYGDMSANGLDSWVETPNLDALAASGMRFTNGYAASAVCGPSRVGLLTGTNPARLGVWWNPDTTREPMPESQPLLPQFLRMHGYDTAVVGKWNLANDVSSVSDVAIGPMTWGGVYHPREDGAYEGVGFGYGAGGHASGHWVDPDEDGEYLTDWLTRGAVGFIDGHSGDDPYFLYLAYNAPHSPIEAAARHQEAVAHLPTEPQRVYAAMILAVDEGVGHVMDALERNGDAENTLILFISDNGPATPGFRGYPDDWEDIPVLGVTGPLSGHKGTLREGGIRVPFIASWPARIPARQVNSTPVTTLDLYRTFEDILDFEEPTGELFDGTSLLPLLTGQAETITARDMYWQRRVCGNRANCRESAAMRHGDFKLYIGEDGAASFYNLADDPGETRDIQADQPNRFRNMSERYTEWRASLPTPISEREEHRRRRGN; from the coding sequence ATGATGAGAATTTTGAAGCGCTTGGCGCTGCTCGTAGTTGCTTTCTGCCCGGCTTTGGCAGTCGCGCAATCGGGTGTCGAAGCGGCTCCTGCGCCCAACATAGTCCTCATCTTTGTCGATGATATGGCTTATGGCGACATGAGCGCCAACGGGCTCGACAGCTGGGTGGAAACGCCCAATCTCGATGCTCTTGCAGCGTCGGGCATGCGCTTCACCAATGGCTATGCCGCTTCCGCGGTCTGCGGGCCGAGCCGCGTCGGCCTGCTCACCGGCACCAATCCCGCTCGCCTCGGTGTGTGGTGGAACCCTGACACGACGCGCGAGCCGATGCCGGAGAGCCAGCCGCTGCTGCCGCAGTTCTTGCGCATGCATGGCTATGACACGGCAGTCGTCGGCAAGTGGAACCTTGCGAACGATGTGTCGTCCGTATCCGATGTCGCGATAGGACCGATGACCTGGGGCGGCGTCTACCACCCGCGTGAAGACGGCGCCTATGAAGGTGTCGGGTTTGGCTACGGCGCTGGAGGCCATGCCTCGGGCCATTGGGTCGACCCGGATGAGGACGGCGAATATCTGACTGACTGGCTCACGCGCGGCGCAGTCGGATTCATCGACGGGCACAGCGGCGACGATCCGTATTTTCTCTACCTCGCATATAATGCGCCGCACAGTCCGATCGAAGCTGCTGCCCGGCATCAGGAGGCGGTCGCCCATCTCCCGACAGAACCGCAGCGTGTTTACGCCGCCATGATCCTGGCAGTCGATGAAGGCGTAGGGCACGTGATGGACGCGCTTGAGCGCAACGGCGATGCGGAGAACACGCTTATCCTGTTCATCAGCGACAATGGTCCCGCCACCCCCGGCTTTCGCGGCTATCCGGACGATTGGGAGGATATCCCCGTGCTGGGTGTCACGGGGCCCCTCAGCGGGCACAAAGGCACTCTGCGCGAAGGCGGCATCCGCGTTCCTTTCATTGCCAGCTGGCCTGCGCGGATTCCTGCCAGGCAAGTCAATTCGACACCTGTGACCACGCTCGATCTTTACCGGACATTCGAAGACATTCTCGATTTCGAAGAGCCGACAGGAGAACTTTTCGACGGGACCAGCCTCCTTCCGCTGCTGACTGGACAGGCGGAAACGATCACAGCGCGTGACATGTACTGGCAGCGCCGCGTCTGTGGCAATCGGGCGAACTGCCGCGAAAGCGCAGCGATGCGGCATGGCGATTTCAAATTGTACATCGGTGAGGATGGTGCGGCGAGTTTCTACAACCTCGCTGATGATCCGGGCGAAACGCGCGATATCCAGGCTGATCAACCCAACAGGTTCCGCAATATGAGCGAACGCTACACCGAATGGCGGGCCTCCCTTCCCACTCCAATTTCCGAACGCGAAGAGCATCGCCGTCGTCGCGGCAATTGA
- a CDS encoding TonB-dependent receptor, translated as MKAKSFRVQAMAYLLTGCSLAFLAQPAMAQDADCDPEAEDCEVDDTIVVTGIRAAIQSATNAKRESDQITDVIDAEDIGDLPDTNVAEALQRVTGVQINRDLGEGSEIAVRGFSQNRVEINGQTQVGAGAGGDVTYQAITSDAFRSIEVIKTPAADEVEGALGAIIRFNTRRPLDSRRNLLSASVDAQFAERADAWTNNANLLGSYQFESSGGTRFGILGNLTYRGRRLRQDFLDIRGWDAVDGFGRDLDGDGVAGELVERDEDGFILDLQDGAYVPLQTRLQVREQDRELYTATFSFQAETEGGFELFADARFTRNEAGDTQFQYTSSFNSALQGPPDALRIRPVYQQPENALISDNQTVLNAILGQVRPNGNPQRGVNLNISGNSAPNEQEVLTLALGASWEVGDRLDMSVEFNHGTGNQVNDQFFSSSGVAFSEWPFYFYDFSTGTDLPTIVPLVRGGNGDATTEFTDDRRVDLLDLNTYRFNNIVAQRQMEENYETAARIDFDYDFRFGPIYSLEFGGRITEEVGRRSRLRGRDTNNTDADGNLGGLSFDELEARFPGIIVQQPYGDLFDGATGDFPREWFSLDSAFIRDNYDEILADGGIVRTLDRNWGFDVSRNTIAAYLLANYEFALGGVNAFGNFGVRYVATDRVATGGVDAGNDTFIPLTVEQDYDNWLPSANLVMDLGDGFYARFGAARSMARPRLIDVAPLVNIQFFAGAGRGGNPLLEPEEVTQFDVSFEKYYGEGNLVSVALFYKDFSQRIEEGIFNGCFPLPSDQSEDSPGDDGCLVGEDLIRVNSPVNAGATEVRGVEIAWQQSLDFLPSPLDGFGFIANYTYVDADEDTVSLSGLTLPTQDLSEHSYNLIGYFEKWGFEARAAYNWRSEFYDERSTTNQASFAEPYGQLDASIGYQITPSLSIRAEAINILNEPEIRYQEIAERPLGYRVNDRRFLIGISWRMR; from the coding sequence ATGAAGGCCAAGTCATTTCGCGTGCAGGCGATGGCGTATCTGCTCACCGGGTGCAGCCTCGCATTTCTAGCTCAGCCAGCGATGGCGCAGGATGCGGATTGCGATCCGGAGGCCGAGGATTGCGAGGTCGATGACACGATCGTCGTCACCGGTATCCGCGCCGCTATTCAGAGCGCGACCAATGCAAAGCGCGAAAGCGATCAGATCACCGATGTGATCGATGCCGAAGATATCGGCGATCTTCCCGATACCAATGTGGCCGAGGCGTTGCAGCGCGTCACCGGTGTGCAGATCAATCGTGACCTTGGCGAAGGCTCGGAAATCGCGGTGCGCGGCTTCTCGCAGAATCGCGTCGAGATCAATGGGCAGACGCAAGTCGGTGCTGGCGCAGGTGGCGATGTGACCTATCAGGCCATTACGTCCGACGCTTTCCGCAGCATCGAAGTCATCAAGACGCCCGCTGCCGACGAAGTGGAAGGGGCGCTTGGTGCGATCATTCGCTTCAATACGCGCCGTCCGCTGGACAGCCGCCGCAATCTGCTGAGTGCTTCAGTCGACGCGCAGTTCGCTGAACGTGCCGATGCGTGGACGAACAATGCCAATCTGCTTGGCAGCTATCAATTTGAATCGAGCGGCGGCACGCGCTTCGGTATCCTTGGCAATCTGACCTATCGCGGGCGTCGCCTGCGACAGGACTTCCTCGATATCCGTGGCTGGGATGCGGTCGACGGCTTCGGGCGCGACCTCGATGGTGACGGAGTTGCTGGAGAGCTGGTCGAGCGCGACGAGGATGGCTTCATCCTGGACTTGCAGGATGGCGCCTACGTGCCGTTGCAGACTCGCCTCCAGGTGCGCGAACAGGATCGCGAGCTCTATACCGCCACTTTCTCTTTCCAGGCTGAGACCGAAGGCGGCTTTGAGCTGTTTGCAGATGCGCGTTTCACCCGGAATGAGGCTGGCGATACTCAGTTCCAATACACATCCTCATTCAACAGCGCATTGCAGGGACCGCCCGATGCGCTGCGCATCCGCCCGGTTTACCAGCAGCCGGAAAATGCGTTGATTTCCGATAATCAGACCGTCCTGAACGCTATTCTTGGTCAGGTCCGCCCGAACGGCAATCCGCAGCGCGGCGTGAACCTCAATATCTCCGGCAATTCCGCGCCGAATGAACAGGAAGTGCTAACGCTGGCGCTCGGGGCGTCGTGGGAAGTCGGTGACCGATTGGATATGAGCGTGGAATTCAACCACGGCACCGGCAATCAGGTGAACGACCAGTTTTTCAGCTCCAGCGGTGTGGCATTCAGCGAATGGCCGTTCTATTTCTATGATTTCTCCACCGGCACCGATCTACCGACAATTGTCCCCCTGGTGCGCGGCGGCAATGGCGATGCCACGACCGAATTCACCGATGACCGCCGGGTCGATTTGCTCGACCTGAATACTTACCGATTCAATAACATCGTGGCGCAGCGCCAGATGGAAGAGAATTACGAGACCGCCGCGCGGATCGACTTCGACTATGATTTCCGTTTTGGCCCGATCTATTCGCTCGAATTTGGCGGCCGTATTACCGAGGAGGTTGGTCGCCGCTCTCGCCTTCGTGGACGCGATACCAACAATACAGATGCTGATGGTAATCTTGGCGGACTGTCATTCGATGAACTCGAAGCGCGGTTCCCTGGAATCATAGTCCAGCAACCCTATGGTGATCTTTTCGACGGCGCGACAGGCGATTTCCCGCGCGAATGGTTCTCGCTCGACAGCGCTTTCATTCGCGATAACTACGATGAAATCCTTGCTGATGGCGGCATCGTCCGTACCCTCGATCGCAATTGGGGCTTCGACGTTTCACGTAATACGATCGCTGCCTATCTTCTCGCCAATTACGAATTTGCCCTCGGCGGTGTAAACGCATTCGGCAATTTCGGCGTGCGCTATGTCGCGACCGATCGCGTCGCGACGGGCGGCGTCGATGCAGGAAATGACACTTTCATTCCGCTGACCGTTGAACAGGATTATGACAACTGGCTCCCGAGTGCGAACCTCGTCATGGATCTCGGCGATGGCTTCTACGCCCGTTTCGGCGCCGCACGTTCCATGGCCCGTCCACGGCTGATCGATGTCGCGCCGCTGGTAAACATTCAATTCTTCGCTGGGGCAGGGAGGGGCGGCAACCCGCTGCTGGAACCGGAAGAAGTGACGCAGTTCGATGTCAGCTTTGAAAAATACTATGGCGAAGGCAATCTTGTTTCCGTCGCGCTGTTCTACAAAGACTTCTCGCAGCGGATCGAGGAAGGCATTTTCAACGGATGCTTCCCGCTCCCTTCCGATCAGTCGGAAGACAGCCCGGGCGACGATGGTTGCCTTGTCGGCGAAGACTTGATCCGCGTGAATTCGCCGGTGAATGCCGGTGCTACTGAAGTGCGCGGCGTGGAAATTGCCTGGCAGCAAAGCCTCGACTTCCTGCCGTCACCGCTCGACGGTTTCGGCTTCATCGCCAACTACACCTATGTCGATGCGGATGAGGATACCGTCAGTCTCAGTGGCCTGACCCTGCCAACGCAGGACCTCTCGGAGCACAGCTACAACCTTATTGGCTATTTCGAGAAATGGGGCTTTGAAGCGCGTGCTGCGTACAACTGGCGCAGCGAATTCTACGATGAGCGCTCCACCACCAATCAGGCGAGCTTTGCCGAGCCCTATGGTCAGCTGGATGCCTCGATAGGTTATCAGATCACGCCCTCGCTTTCGATCCGGGCTGAAGCCATCAATATCTTGAACGAGCCGGAAATCCGCTATCAGGAAATCGCCGAGCGTCCGCTTGGCTACAGGGTGAATGATCGCCGTTTCCTGATTGGCATCAGCTGGCGGATGCGTTGA
- a CDS encoding sulfatase family protein has product MKSIKLLVMMALIVTGCVAPGMQPAAIAQDQAAERPNIIFILNDDQRFDAMGFIDETLDTPNMDRIAREGVHFPNAFVTTALCSPSRASILTGQYMHNHGIADNNIQFREGTRFFSQDLQEAGYETAFIGKWHMGGHGDDPQPGFDHWISFRGQGNYLPENGNGVRHMLNINGERVEQQGYITDELNQFALDWLAEQDGEEPFFLYLSHKAVHADFIPAERHENQYSREDITVPASMANTPENNEGKPMWVINQRNGWHGVDFPYHSTLDIVDYRLRYNQTLSAVDDGIGAIIAQLEEQGLMENTIIVMMGDNGFMFGEHGLIDKRNAYEESMRVPFIAFGAGMPAGRTDETLIANIDIASTFLDLAGTQPSAPVDGMSFANQLMGLPYDGEWREGLNYEYFWEYNYPHTPTTLAIRGDRYKYIQYHGVWDTEELYDLQEDPNEMNNLIASPEHQEVLEELRRALFANLGSEDGRAYVTFTRRNGEGAVLRNRNGSEAAEFPDRWLRDGTETDLRDNLRTEGGNINDPNHE; this is encoded by the coding sequence ATGAAATCGATAAAACTGCTTGTGATGATGGCGCTGATTGTGACCGGTTGCGTTGCTCCGGGCATGCAGCCAGCAGCCATTGCGCAGGATCAGGCCGCTGAACGGCCCAACATCATTTTCATCCTCAATGACGATCAGCGTTTCGATGCGATGGGCTTTATCGATGAAACTCTCGATACGCCGAATATGGATAGGATCGCGCGCGAAGGGGTGCATTTCCCCAATGCCTTTGTAACGACAGCGCTTTGCTCCCCCAGCCGGGCCTCGATCCTCACCGGGCAGTACATGCACAATCACGGGATCGCCGATAACAACATCCAGTTCCGCGAAGGTACGCGCTTCTTCTCGCAGGATTTGCAGGAAGCAGGCTATGAAACTGCTTTCATCGGGAAATGGCACATGGGCGGCCATGGCGATGACCCGCAGCCCGGCTTCGATCACTGGATCAGCTTTCGCGGCCAGGGCAATTACCTGCCGGAAAACGGCAACGGCGTGCGCCACATGCTCAACATCAATGGCGAGCGCGTGGAGCAGCAGGGATACATCACCGACGAGCTCAACCAGTTCGCGCTCGACTGGCTGGCGGAGCAGGATGGGGAAGAACCCTTCTTCCTCTACCTTTCGCACAAGGCCGTGCATGCGGATTTCATCCCGGCGGAACGGCATGAAAACCAATACTCACGTGAAGATATTACTGTGCCTGCCAGCATGGCCAACACGCCGGAAAACAATGAAGGCAAGCCGATGTGGGTGATCAACCAGCGCAATGGCTGGCACGGGGTGGATTTCCCTTATCACTCGACGCTCGACATCGTCGATTACCGCCTGCGCTATAATCAGACGCTGTCTGCTGTCGACGATGGCATTGGTGCGATCATTGCTCAGCTCGAAGAACAGGGTCTCATGGAAAACACCATCATCGTGATGATGGGAGACAATGGCTTCATGTTCGGTGAGCATGGCCTGATCGACAAGCGCAATGCCTATGAGGAATCCATGCGCGTCCCCTTCATTGCTTTTGGTGCGGGAATGCCCGCCGGACGCACCGATGAGACCTTGATCGCCAATATCGACATCGCCTCGACCTTCCTCGACCTCGCTGGCACCCAGCCGAGTGCGCCGGTGGACGGTATGAGCTTTGCCAACCAGTTGATGGGGCTGCCCTATGATGGCGAATGGCGCGAGGGGCTGAATTACGAGTATTTCTGGGAGTACAATTACCCCCATACACCCACGACGCTCGCCATCCGTGGGGACCGCTACAAATACATTCAGTATCACGGCGTATGGGACACAGAAGAACTGTACGACCTCCAGGAAGACCCGAACGAGATGAACAACCTCATCGCTTCGCCTGAGCATCAAGAGGTACTGGAAGAGCTGCGCCGTGCACTGTTTGCCAATCTCGGCAGTGAAGACGGCCGCGCCTATGTCACGTTCACGCGCCGCAATGGGGAAGGTGCAGTGCTGCGCAATCGCAATGGATCGGAGGCTGCCGAATTC